The following proteins are encoded in a genomic region of Streptococcus gwangjuense:
- the rpsB gene encoding 30S ribosomal protein S2 yields MAVISMKQLLEAGVHFGHQTRRWNPKMAKYIFTERNGIHVIDLQQTVKYADQAYDFMRDAAANDAVVLFVGTKKQAADAVAEEAVRSGQYFINHRWLGGTLTNWGTIQKRIARLKEIKRMEEDGTFEVLPKKEVALLNKQRARLEKFLGGIEDMPRIPDVMYVVDPHKEQIAVKEAKKLGIPVVAMVDTNTDPDDIDVIIPANDDAIRAVKLITAKLADAIIEGRQGEDAVAVEAEFVASEAQADSIEEIVEVVEGDNA; encoded by the coding sequence ATGGCAGTAATTTCAATGAAACAACTTCTTGAGGCTGGTGTACACTTTGGTCACCAAACTCGTCGCTGGAACCCTAAGATGGCTAAGTACATCTTCACCGAACGTAACGGAATTCACGTTATCGACTTGCAACAAACTGTAAAATACGCTGACCAAGCTTACGATTTCATGCGTGATGCAGCAGCTAACGATGCAGTTGTATTGTTTGTTGGTACTAAGAAACAAGCAGCTGATGCAGTTGCTGAAGAAGCAGTACGTTCAGGTCAATACTTTATTAACCACCGTTGGTTGGGTGGAACTCTTACAAACTGGGGAACAATCCAAAAACGTATCGCTCGTTTGAAAGAAATCAAACGTATGGAAGAAGATGGAACTTTCGAAGTTCTTCCTAAGAAAGAAGTTGCACTTCTTAACAAACAACGTGCACGTCTTGAAAAATTCTTGGGTGGTATCGAAGATATGCCTCGTATCCCAGATGTTATGTACGTAGTTGACCCACATAAAGAGCAAATTGCTGTTAAAGAAGCTAAGAAATTGGGAATCCCAGTTGTAGCGATGGTTGACACAAACACTGATCCAGATGATATCGATGTAATCATCCCAGCTAACGATGATGCTATCCGCGCTGTTAAATTGATCACAGCTAAATTGGCTGACGCTATCATTGAAGGACGTCAAGGTGAAGATGCAGTAGCAGTTGAAGCAGAATTTGTAGCTTCAGAAGCTCAAGCAGATTCAATCGAAGAAATCGTTGAAGTTGTAGAAGGCGACAACGCTTAA
- the pcsB gene encoding peptidoglycan hydrolase PcsB produces MKKKILASLLLSTVMVSQAAVLTTAHAETTDDKIAAQDNKISNLTAQQQEAQKQVDQVQEQVSAIQTEQSNLQSENDRLQEESKKLEGEITELSKNIVSRNDSLQKQARSAQTNGAATNYINTIVNSKSITEAISRVAAMSEIVSANNKMLEQQKADKKAISEKQVANNDAINTVIANQQKLADDAQSLTTKQAELKAAELNLAAEKATAEDEKASLLEKKAAAEAEAKAAAEAEAAYKAKQASQQQKVVASGNTTFTAEVQAVSTTSSSSSSSESSSSSASAESTSYTPAPVKQHPTYSTNASSYPVGQCTWGVKTLAPWAGDYWGNGGQWAASAAAAGFRTGSTPQVGAIACWDDGGYGHVAVVTAVESSTRIQVSECNYDGSGTQPIGNYRGWFNPTASRGTVRYIYPN; encoded by the coding sequence ATGAAGAAAAAAATCTTAGCGTCACTTTTACTAAGTACAGTAATGGTTTCTCAAGCAGCTGTTTTAACAACTGCGCATGCAGAAACTACTGATGACAAAATTGCTGCTCAAGATAATAAAATTAGCAACTTAACAGCACAACAACAAGAAGCCCAAAAACAAGTTGATCAAGTTCAGGAGCAAGTATCTGCTATTCAAACAGAGCAATCAAACTTGCAATCTGAAAATGATAGACTACAAGAAGAATCTAAAAAGCTTGAGGGTGAAATTACAGAACTTTCTAAGAATATTGTATCTCGCAATGATTCATTACAAAAACAAGCTCGTAGTGCTCAAACAAATGGAGCTGCAACAAATTACATTAATACAATTGTAAACTCAAAATCAATTACAGAAGCTATTTCACGTGTTGCTGCAATGAGTGAAATCGTATCTGCAAACAACAAAATGTTGGAACAACAAAAAGCAGATAAAAAAGCTATTTCTGAAAAACAAGTAGCAAATAATGATGCAATTAATACAGTTATTGCAAATCAGCAAAAACTAGCTGATGATGCTCAATCATTAACTACAAAACAAGCTGAGTTGAAAGCTGCAGAATTGAATCTTGCTGCTGAAAAGGCTACTGCAGAGGATGAAAAAGCAAGTTTACTTGAGAAAAAAGCTGCAGCAGAAGCAGAAGCTAAAGCAGCTGCAGAAGCAGAAGCAGCTTATAAAGCTAAACAAGCAAGTCAACAACAAAAAGTCGTTGCTTCTGGGAATACAACTTTTACAGCAGAAGTTCAAGCAGTATCAACTACTTCTTCGTCATCTAGTTCGTCTGAATCATCTTCAAGTAGTGCTTCAGCGGAATCAACAAGCTATACTCCTGCACCAGTGAAACAACATCCGACATACAGTACAAATGCATCAAGCTATCCTGTAGGTCAATGTACATGGGGAGTAAAAACTTTAGCACCATGGGCTGGTGATTACTGGGGTAATGGCGGTCAATGGGCTGCAAGTGCAGCAGCTGCAGGTTTCCGTACAGGTTCTACACCACAAGTTGGCGCGATTGCATGTTGGGATGATGGAGGATACGGTCACGTAGCAGTTGTTACAGCAGTTGAATCATCAACTCGTATTCAAGTTTCTGAGTGTAACTATGATGGAAGTGGAACTCAACCAATCGGAAATTATCGTGGATGGTTTAATCCGACAGCATCAAGAGGTACTGTAAGATACATTTATCCAAACTAA
- the mreC gene encoding rod shape-determining protein MreC, translating to MNRFKKSKYVIIVFVIVLLVSALLATTYSSTIVTKLGDGISLVDRVVQKPFQWFDSAKSDLAHLTRTYNENESLKKQIYQLEVKSNEAESLKTENEQLRQLLDMKSKLQATKTLAADVIMRSPVSWKQELTLDAGKSKGASENMLAIANGGLIGSVSKVEDNSTMVNLLTNTENADKISVKIQHGSTTIYGIIVGYDKENEVLKISQLNSSGDISAGDKVTTGGLGNFNVADIPVGEVVATTHSTDYLTREVTVKLSADTHNVSVIELVGNS from the coding sequence ATGAACCGTTTTAAAAAATCAAAATATGTCATTATTGTTTTTGTCATTGTTCTGCTTGTGTCAGCTCTCTTAGCGACGACTTATTCAAGTACAATTGTGACAAAATTAGGAGATGGAATCTCATTGGTTGATAGAGTTGTACAAAAACCTTTTCAGTGGTTTGATTCTGCCAAATCAGATTTGGCTCATTTGACACGAACATATAATGAAAATGAAAGTTTGAAGAAACAGATTTATCAATTAGAAGTTAAATCAAATGAGGCGGAAAGTTTAAAGACCGAAAATGAACAACTGCGCCAATTGCTTGATATGAAGTCCAAGTTGCAAGCCACAAAGACTTTGGCAGCAGATGTTATTATGCGTTCTCCGGTATCTTGGAAGCAGGAATTGACCCTGGATGCAGGCAAATCAAAAGGGGCTTCTGAGAATATGTTAGCCATTGCAAATGGTGGTTTGATTGGGAGTGTTTCAAAAGTGGAGGACAACTCTACTATGGTCAACCTTCTGACAAATACGGAAAATGCTGATAAGATTTCTGTTAAAATTCAACATGGTTCTACTACAATTTATGGGATTATTGTTGGCTATGACAAGGAAAATGAAGTTCTCAAAATTAGTCAATTAAATAGTAGTGGCGATATTAGTGCAGGAGATAAGGTGACCACTGGTGGATTAGGAAACTTTAATGTTGCTGATATTCCTGTTGGTGAAGTGGTTGCTACAACGCATAGTACGGACTATTTGACACGAGAAGTAACTGTTAAATTGAGTGCAGATACTCATAATGTGAGTGTGATAGAATTAGTGGGGAATTCATAA
- a CDS encoding aminoacyltransferase yields the protein MFRYKINVDAKEWDLFLENHPQGNLLQSSDWSKIKDTWGNERVGFYKDNQLVGVANILIQPLPLGLSMFYIPRGPVIDYEDKELLKFVLLTLKKLAKKSHAIMVKFDPSLFISRGLIDQETVQNSMTLAIVEELKKNKVYWTGLTKDMAENIQPRFQANIHKENFSLDQLSKSTRQAIRTARNKGLEVKFGGLDLLDEFSFLMKKTESRKNISLRGKDYYQKLLDTYPDHSFITLSYLDLPNRLKEVEQQFEKNLKTEQKFTDKTKEGKIKENQQERKRLKEEISFLKNHIDRGDSIVPLSGTLTIEFGKTSENLYAGMNEEFRHYQPAIPTWFETAQHSFERGAETHNMGGIENNLEGGLISFKSKFNPTIEEFAGEFNYPTSSLYFLFNLAYKIRKKLRSR from the coding sequence ATGTTTAGGTATAAAATAAATGTTGATGCTAAAGAGTGGGATTTATTTTTAGAAAATCATCCTCAAGGAAATTTATTGCAGAGTAGTGATTGGTCCAAGATAAAGGATACTTGGGGGAACGAGAGAGTTGGCTTTTATAAAGATAATCAATTAGTTGGAGTAGCAAATATCTTAATTCAGCCGCTACCATTAGGACTTTCTATGTTTTATATTCCACGAGGTCCAGTAATTGACTATGAAGATAAAGAACTTCTAAAATTTGTTCTTTTAACGTTGAAAAAACTTGCTAAAAAAAGCCATGCAATAATGGTTAAATTTGACCCAAGTTTATTTATAAGTAGAGGTCTTATTGACCAAGAAACTGTCCAAAATTCTATGACTTTAGCAATTGTCGAAGAACTGAAAAAAAATAAAGTTTATTGGACAGGCTTAACAAAGGATATGGCAGAAAATATACAACCACGTTTTCAAGCTAATATTCATAAAGAAAATTTCTCACTGGATCAACTTTCTAAGTCTACTAGACAGGCCATCCGAACTGCAAGAAATAAAGGATTAGAAGTAAAATTTGGTGGACTTGATTTATTAGATGAATTTTCATTTTTAATGAAGAAAACAGAGTCTCGCAAGAATATCAGTTTACGAGGCAAAGATTATTATCAGAAGTTACTGGATACTTATCCTGATCACTCCTTTATCACACTGAGCTATTTAGATCTACCTAATAGACTGAAAGAAGTTGAGCAACAATTCGAAAAGAATCTAAAAACAGAGCAGAAGTTTACAGATAAAACGAAAGAAGGTAAAATAAAAGAGAATCAGCAAGAGAGAAAACGATTAAAGGAAGAAATTTCTTTTCTTAAGAACCATATTGACAGAGGGGATAGTATTGTCCCATTGTCTGGTACTTTAACTATCGAATTTGGGAAAACTTCTGAGAACTTATATGCTGGAATGAATGAAGAATTTAGACACTATCAACCTGCTATTCCTACATGGTTTGAGACAGCACAACATTCTTTTGAACGAGGGGCTGAGACTCATAATATGGGTGGAATTGAAAACAATTTAGAGGGTGGGTTAATTAGCTTTAAATCCAAGTTTAATCCTACTATCGAGGAATTTGCTGGTGAGTTTAATTATCCAACTAGTTCATTATATTTTTTGTTTAATCTAGCTTATAAAATTCGTAAGAAACTTAGAAGTAGATAA
- the yfmH gene encoding EF-P 5-aminopentanol modification-associated protein YfmH, with protein sequence MTKVVFEEKYYPAVKEMVYRTRLSNGLTVALLPKKEFKEVYGSVTVQFGSVDTLVTEVDGDVKQYPAGIAHFLEHKLFEREDASDLMSAFTSLGADSNAFTSFTKTSYLFSATDHFLENLDLLDELVTSAHFTEGSILREQDIIQQEREMYQDDPDSCLFFSTLANLYPGTPLAIDIVGSEESISQINLTNLQENFTMFYKPVNMSLFLVGNFDVDQVQDYFERKELEDLDVQELAREKFVLQSIKQTDSMRMEVSSPKLAIGVRGKQEVAEADCYRHHILLKLLFAMMFGWTSDRFQKLYESGKIDASFSLEVEVTSRFHFVMLTMDTKEPVALSHQFRKAIRNFTKDLDITEDHLDIIKREMFGEFFSSMNSLEFIATQYDAFENGETIFDFPKILQEITLEDVLDAGHHLIEDGDIVDFTIFPS encoded by the coding sequence AGAATTTAAAGAGGTTTACGGGAGTGTAACTGTACAGTTTGGTTCGGTAGATACGCTTGTCACAGAAGTTGACGGAGATGTAAAACAATATCCTGCAGGGATTGCTCATTTTCTTGAACATAAATTATTTGAGAGAGAAGATGCTAGCGACTTGATGTCGGCTTTTACGAGTCTAGGTGCAGATAGCAATGCCTTTACAAGCTTTACAAAAACAAGCTATCTTTTTTCAGCAACGGATCATTTTTTAGAAAATTTAGATTTACTTGATGAATTGGTAACATCAGCACATTTTACTGAAGGTTCCATTTTAAGAGAGCAGGATATTATCCAGCAAGAACGAGAAATGTATCAAGATGATCCAGATTCGTGTTTATTCTTTTCAACTTTAGCGAATTTGTATCCTGGTACACCTTTAGCAATTGATATAGTTGGAAGTGAGGAGTCAATTTCCCAAATCAATCTAACTAATTTGCAAGAAAATTTTACAATGTTTTACAAACCTGTAAATATGTCTCTGTTTTTAGTTGGCAATTTTGATGTGGATCAGGTACAGGATTATTTTGAAAGAAAAGAACTGGAAGATTTAGATGTTCAGGAACTAGCAAGAGAAAAGTTTGTTTTACAATCTATAAAGCAAACAGACAGCATGAGGATGGAAGTATCTTCTCCCAAACTAGCGATTGGTGTTAGAGGTAAACAAGAAGTTGCCGAAGCGGATTGCTATCGACATCATATTTTATTAAAATTATTGTTTGCAATGATGTTTGGTTGGACTTCGGATCGTTTTCAGAAATTATATGAATCAGGTAAAATTGACGCATCCTTCTCTTTGGAAGTTGAAGTAACAAGTCGCTTTCATTTTGTCATGTTGACAATGGATACAAAAGAGCCAGTTGCTTTATCTCATCAGTTTAGGAAGGCTATTCGTAATTTTACAAAGGATTTAGATATTACAGAGGATCATTTAGATATTATCAAAAGAGAGATGTTTGGAGAATTTTTCAGTAGCATGAACTCTCTTGAATTTATTGCAACGCAATATGATGCTTTTGAAAATGGTGAGACAATTTTTGATTTTCCGAAAATTTTACAGGAAATTACTTTGGAGGATGTCCTTGATGCTGGACATCATTTAATAGAGGATGGTGATATAGTTGATTTTACAATATTCCCATCGTAG
- a CDS encoding energy-coupling factor transporter ATPase, translating to MGIALENVSFTYQEGTPLASTALSDVSLTIEDGSYTALIGHTGSGKSTILQLLDGLLVPSQGSVRVFDTLITSTSKNKDIRQIRKQVGLVFQFAENQIFEETVLKDVAFGPQNFGVSEEDAEQIAREKLALVGIDESLFNRSPFELSGGQMRRVAIAGILAMEPAILVLDEPTAGLDPLGRKELMNLFKKLHQSGMTIVLVTHLMDDVAEYANQVYVMEKGRLVKFGKPSDVFQDVVFMEEVLLGVPKITAFCKRLADRGVSFKRLPIKIEEFKESLNG from the coding sequence ATGGGAATTGCTCTAGAAAATGTGAGTTTTACGTATCAAGAAGGGACTCCCTTAGCTTCAACAGCTTTGTCAGATGTTTCTTTGACGATTGAAGATGGTTCTTATACGGCTTTAATTGGCCACACAGGTAGTGGCAAATCAACTATTTTACAACTTTTAGATGGTTTATTGGTTCCAAGTCAAGGGAGTGTGCGGGTTTTTGATACCTTAATCACATCGACTTCTAAAAATAAAGACATTCGTCAAATTAGAAAACAGGTTGGCTTGGTATTTCAGTTTGCTGAAAATCAGATCTTTGAAGAAACGGTTTTGAAGGATGTTGCTTTTGGACCGCAAAATTTTGGAGTTTCTGAAGAAGATGCGGAGCAGATTGCGCGTGAGAAACTGGCTTTGGTTGGAATTGATGAATCACTTTTTAATCGTAGTCCGTTTGAGCTATCAGGTGGACAAATGAGACGTGTGGCCATTGCAGGTATACTTGCCATGGAACCAGCCATATTAGTCTTAGATGAACCCACAGCAGGCCTAGATCCCCTGGGAAGAAAAGAGCTGATGAATTTGTTCAAAAAACTCCACCAGTCAGGGATGACCATTGTCTTAGTAACACATTTGATGGATGATGTTGCTGAATATGCGAACCAGGTATATGTGATGGAAAAGGGACGTTTAGTTAAGTTTGGTAAACCTAGTGATGTCTTTCAAGATGTTGTTTTTATGGAAGAAGTGCTGTTGGGAGTACCTAAAATTACGGCCTTTTGTAAACGATTAGCTGATAGAGGCGTGTCATTTAAACGATTACCGATTAAGATAGAGGAGTTCAAGGAGTCGCTAAATGGATAG
- a CDS encoding energy-coupling factor transporter transmembrane component T family protein has product MDSMILGRYIPGDSIVHRLDPRSKLLTMMLLILIVFWANNPLTNLILFIATGIFIALSGVSLSFFIQGLKSMFFLIAFTTIFQLFFISNGNVLFEFSFVRITDYALQQAGIIFCRFVLIIFFSTLLTLTTMPLSLASAVEALLAPLKRVKVPVHEIGLMLSMSLRFVPTLMDDTTRIMNAQKARGVDFGEGSIVQKVKAMIPILIPLFATSLKRADSLAIAMEARGYQGGKGRSQYRQLKWTRKDTLTILVIIVLGCCLFFLKS; this is encoded by the coding sequence ATGGATAGTATGATTTTGGGGCGTTATATCCCAGGGGATTCAATTGTTCACCGATTGGATCCACGTAGCAAATTGCTTACTATGATGCTACTGATTTTGATCGTTTTTTGGGCTAATAATCCCTTAACGAATCTAATTCTTTTTATAGCGACAGGGATTTTTATTGCCTTGTCAGGAGTATCTCTTTCATTTTTTATTCAGGGCTTGAAGTCTATGTTTTTCTTGATTGCCTTCACAACTATTTTTCAACTGTTTTTCATTTCTAATGGGAATGTTTTATTTGAGTTTTCATTTGTGAGAATCACAGATTATGCTTTGCAACAAGCTGGAATTATTTTTTGTCGCTTTGTATTGATTATTTTCTTTTCAACTTTGTTAACTTTAACTACCATGCCTTTAAGTTTGGCATCAGCTGTTGAAGCTTTATTAGCACCTTTAAAGCGTGTGAAAGTTCCAGTTCATGAAATTGGCTTAATGCTATCTATGAGTTTGCGTTTTGTTCCGACCTTAATGGATGATACGACGCGGATTATGAATGCACAGAAAGCGCGTGGAGTGGATTTTGGTGAAGGAAGCATTGTTCAAAAGGTGAAGGCTATGATTCCCATTTTGATTCCTCTTTTTGCGACAAGTTTAAAACGTGCAGATTCCTTGGCTATTGCTATGGAAGCGCGTGGTTATCAGGGGGGGAAAGGCAGAAGTCAATATCGACAACTGAAATGGACACGAAAGGATACGCTGACCATTCTTGTTATTATCGTACTTGGTTGTTGCTTATTTTTCTTAAAATCTTAG
- the mreD gene encoding rod shape-determining protein MreD, with translation MRQLKRVGVFLLLPFFVLIDAHISQLLGSLFPHVQLASHFLFLFLLFETIEVSEYLYLAYCFVVGLVYDIYFFHLIGIATLLFVLLGAFLHKFNSVILLNRWTRMLAIIVMTFLFEMGAYILAIVVGLTVDSMSLFIVYSLVPSMILNLIWMITFQFIFEKFYL, from the coding sequence ATGAGACAGCTGAAGCGGGTTGGAGTGTTTTTATTGCTTCCTTTCTTTGTTCTAATTGATGCCCATATTAGCCAGCTTTTGGGCTCATTATTTCCCCACGTGCAGTTAGCTAGTCATTTTCTATTTTTGTTTCTCTTATTTGAGACGATTGAAGTATCAGAGTATCTCTATTTAGCCTATTGTTTTGTAGTGGGTTTGGTTTATGACATTTACTTTTTCCACTTGATAGGGATTGCGACTCTGTTATTTGTCCTGTTGGGGGCATTTCTCCATAAATTTAATAGTGTTATTTTATTGAATCGTTGGACGAGAATGCTGGCAATTATTGTCATGACTTTTCTATTTGAGATGGGAGCTTATATACTTGCAATAGTGGTAGGTTTAACTGTGGATAGTATGTCTTTGTTTATAGTCTATAGTTTAGTACCATCAATGATTTTGAACCTTATATGGATGATTACTTTTCAGTTTATTTTTGAAAAATTTTACCTATAA
- a CDS encoding energy-coupling factor ABC transporter ATP-binding protein — protein sequence MKSIIDVKNLSFRYKESQEYYDVKDITFHVKRGEWLSIVGHNGSGKSTTVRLIDGLLEAESGEIVIDGQRLTEENVWNIRRQIGMVFQNPDNQFVGATVEDDVAFGLENQGLSRQEMKKRVEEALDLVGMLDFKKREPARLSGGQKQRVAIAGVVALRPAILILDEATSMLDPEGRRELIETVKGIRKDYDMTVISITHDLEEVAMSDRVLVMKKGEIESTSSPRELFSRNDLDQIGLDDPFANQLKHSLSQNGYDLPENYLTESELEDKLWELL from the coding sequence ATGAAATCAATAATTGATGTAAAAAATCTTTCTTTTCGCTATAAGGAAAGTCAGGAATACTATGATGTGAAGGATATTACGTTTCACGTGAAACGTGGAGAATGGCTTTCGATTGTAGGGCATAATGGTAGTGGTAAATCAACGACTGTCCGATTAATTGATGGCTTACTGGAAGCGGAATCTGGAGAGATTGTAATTGATGGCCAACGTTTGACTGAGGAAAATGTTTGGAATATACGTCGTCAAATCGGTATGGTTTTTCAAAATCCAGACAATCAATTTGTTGGAGCGACTGTTGAAGATGATGTAGCCTTTGGTTTGGAAAATCAGGGACTTTCTCGTCAAGAAATGAAAAAAAGAGTGGAAGAAGCTCTGGATTTGGTTGGCATGTTGGACTTTAAAAAGAGAGAGCCAGCTCGTCTGTCAGGTGGCCAAAAGCAACGTGTGGCCATTGCAGGTGTTGTAGCCCTAAGACCAGCTATTTTAATCCTAGATGAAGCAACGAGTATGTTGGATCCTGAGGGACGTAGAGAACTGATTGAGACAGTAAAAGGAATTCGAAAAGACTATGATATGACGGTCATTTCCATTACACATGATTTGGAAGAAGTTGCCATGAGTGATCGTGTATTGGTCATGAAAAAAGGGGAAATTGAATCAACTAGTAGTCCAAGGGAACTTTTTTCTCGAAATGATTTAGATCAAATTGGATTAGATGATCCTTTTGCCAATCAATTAAAACATTCTTTGAGCCAGAATGGCTATGATTTACCTGAAAATTATTTGACAGAAAGTGAGCTAGAGGATAAGCTATGGGAATTGCTCTAG
- the pgsA gene encoding CDP-diacylglycerol--glycerol-3-phosphate 3-phosphatidyltransferase has product MKKEQIPNLLTIGRILFIPIFIFILTIGNSIESHIVAAIIFAIASITDYLDGYLARKWNVVSNFGKFADPMADKLLVMSAFIMLIELGMAPAWIVAVIICRELAVTGLRLLLVETGGTVLAAAMPGKIKTFSQMFAIIFLLLHWTLLGQVLLYVALFFTIYSGYDYFKGSAYVFKGTFGSK; this is encoded by the coding sequence ATGAAAAAAGAACAAATTCCCAATCTCTTAACAATAGGTCGAATTCTCTTTATACCTATTTTTATCTTTATTTTAACGATAGGAAATTCGATAGAGAGTCATATAGTAGCAGCTATTATCTTTGCTATTGCCAGTATTACCGATTATTTAGATGGATATTTAGCTCGTAAATGGAATGTGGTCAGTAATTTTGGTAAATTTGCAGATCCTATGGCGGATAAGTTACTAGTTATGTCGGCTTTTATTATGCTGATTGAGTTAGGTATGGCTCCGGCTTGGATTGTTGCAGTGATTATCTGTCGTGAGTTGGCTGTGACAGGTTTAAGGCTTTTATTGGTTGAAACTGGTGGGACGGTTTTAGCAGCAGCAATGCCTGGAAAAATTAAAACTTTCAGTCAGATGTTTGCCATTATTTTCTTGCTATTACATTGGACTTTGCTTGGTCAAGTTCTACTTTATGTAGCCTTGTTTTTCACTATCTACTCTGGCTATGATTATTTCAAGGGTAGTGCCTATGTATTTAAAGGGACATTTGGTTCGAAATGA
- the rodZ gene encoding cytoskeleton protein RodZ, with the protein MRKKTIGEVLRLARTNQGLTLEELHKKTEIQLDMLEAMEADDFDQLPSPFYTRSFLRKYAWAVELDERIVLDAYDSGSMITYEEVDVDEDELTGRRRSSKKNKASFLPLFYFILFALSIVIFVTYYVWNYIQNQPERSFASSYSVVQATSSTSSVTPSSSSSSSSSSSNIEPVISVSGEGNYVEIAYKTSKETAKLQLSVSDARSWVSVSESELEGGVTLSPDNKSAETTVSTKNPVTITLGVVKGVALTVDNQTVDLSNLTAQTGQITVTFTRN; encoded by the coding sequence ATGAGGAAAAAAACAATTGGTGAGGTTTTACGTTTAGCTAGAACCAACCAAGGGTTGACTTTAGAAGAATTACACAAAAAAACAGAAATTCAGTTGGATATGTTGGAAGCGATGGAAGCTGATGATTTTGATCAACTTCCTAGTCCATTTTATACTCGTTCTTTTCTGAGAAAGTATGCGTGGGCAGTTGAACTAGATGAGCGAATTGTCTTGGATGCTTATGATTCTGGGAGCATGATTACTTATGAAGAAGTAGATGTTGATGAAGACGAGTTGACAGGCAGGAGACGTTCCAGTAAGAAAAATAAGGCATCATTTTTACCTTTATTTTATTTTATACTCTTTGCCCTATCGATTGTCATTTTTGTGACTTATTATGTTTGGAACTATATTCAAAATCAACCTGAGCGTTCATTTGCGTCTAGTTACAGTGTAGTCCAAGCAACAAGTTCGACTAGTTCTGTAACTCCATCTTCAAGTAGTAGTTCATCAAGTAGCTCTTCGAATATTGAACCAGTTATAAGTGTATCAGGTGAAGGAAATTATGTAGAAATCGCTTATAAAACAAGTAAGGAAACTGCAAAATTGCAATTATCGGTTTCAGATGCTAGAAGTTGGGTTAGTGTTTCAGAAAGTGAGCTTGAGGGTGGTGTGACCTTATCACCGGATAATAAAAGTGCAGAAACAACAGTTTCAACAAAAAATCCTGTGACCATTACTTTAGGTGTTGTCAAAGGTGTTGCTTTAACAGTAGATAATCAGACTGTTGATTTATCGAACTTAACAGCACAAACTGGACAAATCACTGTAACCTTTACTAGAAATTAA